Proteins encoded in a region of the Vicia villosa cultivar HV-30 ecotype Madison, WI linkage group LG5, Vvil1.0, whole genome shotgun sequence genome:
- the LOC131604712 gene encoding uncharacterized protein LOC131604712 codes for MEQIQTDMAEIRAQIGTTMGQFLEAIQTITRGQEELRQPVQRSDVTVDPSGVNRKVVNPIQEVPLNQNVRNTMQVPVNEAPHRENLSVSSYDTFKFQMDEDEGKLRLLDKRLKAVEDRDCLGLDAASLCLVPDIKIPPKFKVPNFEKYKGTTCPITHIKAFCNEMAPYAENDKLLMHLFQDSLSGASLEWYTQLERTNIRTWKDLAKAFFKHYKHNSDMVPTRIQLQGLTQKVDESFREYAQRWRELAARVQPPLLERELVDMFMDTLQDPYLNRMVGCAASEFSTLVVIGERIEHGLMTGKIQNAATNFEFPEQDGEETSTVSEVEEKDHAYSPVQIPCYQMTEIIPDQDAPQICAATTSQPPVQFVQQEHVLYDQSVKYAPQQQQRYRQNRRPQGGQNHRRPRKVYEPIPMPHSQLLSHLLQNSLVELKQLGPPPFPYPEGYDPNAYCEFHSGAPGHSIEDCNVFKGTVQNLIDSKAICFTPNRLRIN; via the coding sequence ATGGAGCAAATTCAAACAGACATGGCAGAGATTAGGGCTCAGATAGGGACTACTATGGGTCaatttttggaagctatccaAACCATTACCCGTGGACAAGAAGAGTTAAGGCAACCTGTTCAGAGGTCGGATGTTACTGTTGATCCAAGTGGCGTTAATCGAAAAGTCGTCAATCCTATCCAAGAGGTCCCATTGAATCAGAATGTTAGAAACACTATGCAAGTTCCCGTCAACGAGGCTCCGCACCGTGAAAATCTTTCTGTTTCGTCATATGATACCTTTAAGTTTCAAATGGATGAAGATGAGGGTAAGCTTCGTCTTTTGGATAAGAGATTGAAAGCTGTTGAGGATCGTGATTGCCTTGGTTTGGATGCTGCTAGTCTATGCttggtgcctgatatcaagattcctccgAAGTTCAAAGTCCctaactttgagaagtacaagggtaccacttgcccGATAAcacacatcaaggcattttgcaacgaGATGGCTccttatgcagaaaatgataaactTCTAATGCACTTATTTCAGGATAGTCTTAGTGGGGCATCTCTTGAATGGTATACCCAGCTTGAAAGGACCAACATCCGCACTTGGAAAGATCTAGCCAAAGCCTTTTTCAAGCATTACAAACATAATAGTGATATGGTTCCTACCAGAATTCAGCTTCAGGGTTTGACTCAGAAGGTCGACGAATCCTTtagagagtatgcacaaagatggagggaGCTAGCtgccagagtccaacctcccctttTGGAGCGAgaacttgtagacatgttcatggacaCTTTACAAGACCCCTATCTGAATCGAATGGTTGGATGTGCCGCTTCTGAATTCTCAACTTTGGTTGTcataggagaaagaattgagcaCGGTCTTATGACTGGTAAGATTCAAAATGCTGCTACTAATTTTGAATTCCCAGAACAGGATGGTGAAGAAACAAGTACAGTTTCCGAAGTTGAGGAGAAAGATCATGCTTATTCTCCAGTTCAGATACCTTGCTATCAGATGACAGAAATTATTCCTGATCAGGATGCTCCACAAATCTGTGCTGCAACTACTAGCCAACCACCAGTTCAATTTGTGCAACAGGAGCATGTTCTATATGATCAATCAGTTAAGTATGCTCCGCAACAACAACAGAGATATAGACAAAATCGCCGACCACAGGGTGGGCAGAATCACAGAAGGCCAAGAAAGGTATATGAACCAATTCCAATGCCGCATAGTCAGTTGCTCTCTCATTTACTCCAAAATTCTTTAGTGGAATTAAAACAGCTTGGGCCTCCTCCTTTTCCTTATCCTGAAGGATATGATCCCAACGCCTATTGTGAGTTCCATTCAGGGGCACCTGGCCATTCGATTGAAGATTGCAACGTATTCAAAGGCACAGttcaaaacctcattgattccaagGCAATTTGCTTCACGCCAAACCGTCTGCGCATAAATTGA